From the Oncorhynchus clarkii lewisi isolate Uvic-CL-2024 unplaced genomic scaffold, UVic_Ocla_1.0 unplaced_contig_5992_pilon_pilon, whole genome shotgun sequence genome, the window tgccggattgtcccagtccatggctggtggcactctgggggccctctccttcctcaggcaggccacattgtggaggacagcacaagccacagtaatatcacatgccctaacagggctgacccttaatttgtgaaggcagtgaaagcgtgccttcaggaggccaaaggtcatttcaactctggccctggtcctggcatgggcatggttgtaggcctgctgtgcttcctgggggtctgtgaaaggtgtcaggagaaaaggctggcagccataccccctgtctcccagcaacacaccagagaattcacctgtcaacacaaaatctcatcattactacctcataaacacagtgatattcttgacacagccatgatggttataaataggggttgtgtggcttaccttgtgataggcactgatagatttcagaggcccgaaagattctggagtcatggactgagccaggccattttgccacaacattgctgatcacacagtcagcattgcagaccatctgaaatcataagatgaggaatattacaccaatcaatgcacatcactggcaatg encodes:
- the LOC139401338 gene encoding putative nuclease HARBI1, which codes for MSSSPSLATEDSVTSKRSSIGLQMVCNADCVISNVVAKWPGSVHDSRIFRASEIYQCLSQGEFSGVLLGDRGYGCQPFLLTPFTDPQEAQQAYNHAHARTRARVEMTFGLLKARFHCLHKLRVSPVRACDITVACAVLHNVACLRKERAPRVPPAMDWDNPAIFPDDDSGRLLRDQYVLNYFS